One window of the Chryseotalea sp. WA131a genome contains the following:
- a CDS encoding IS110 family transposase, whose amino-acid sequence MKDLSMEVVNPNAAGIDIGSRSHFVAVGQKEEDVKEFGVYNEDLSSLAKWLSDHGIKTVAMESTGTYWQNLFTVLQGAGFEVILCNGKFTKNIKGKKSDVQDCQWIQKLHTLGLLSGSFLPDQATEQLRTYCRHRMNLIEQGADTIRKLQKYLRLLNFRLDIVVNDVTGLTGLSIIKAICKGETDPEKLASLRNGNCKKSEEEIAKALQYNGRKDYLFALRHEYEMYVTLQSRIEECDAEINTLLKAQISSDENKKQHHIEKKVHKRVNKNNPKNIDINLLSYQYFEGTDLLSIEGLGHSTVLTIMSEVGNGIYKFNTAKQFASWLRLSPNNKISGGKVLSNRIPKGSNRLKIALRNAANVIGNLKGTALSDFFKRIAFRKGRVSAISATARKLAVIIWNMLVKKIPYKPENTYEFLDQKRKRKVMEMKKLIHKFDITPDDLGLQLNISNL is encoded by the coding sequence ATGAAAGATCTATCAATGGAAGTAGTCAACCCCAATGCAGCCGGAATTGATATTGGGAGCCGTTCTCATTTTGTTGCTGTTGGGCAAAAAGAAGAGGATGTGAAAGAGTTTGGTGTTTACAATGAAGACTTATCGTCCCTTGCCAAATGGTTGTCCGATCACGGGATAAAGACGGTGGCCATGGAAAGCACAGGAACCTATTGGCAGAATTTGTTCACCGTACTACAAGGAGCTGGGTTTGAGGTAATTTTGTGCAACGGGAAGTTTACCAAGAACATTAAAGGGAAGAAGAGTGATGTGCAGGATTGTCAATGGATACAAAAATTGCACACCCTTGGATTGTTGAGCGGGAGTTTTTTACCCGATCAAGCAACCGAACAGCTCCGCACGTATTGCCGTCATCGGATGAATTTGATAGAACAGGGTGCCGATACAATACGTAAATTACAGAAGTACCTGCGGCTGTTAAATTTCCGCTTGGATATAGTGGTCAATGATGTGACCGGCTTGACAGGGCTTTCCATTATTAAAGCGATCTGCAAGGGTGAGACCGATCCAGAAAAGCTGGCTTCCCTGCGCAATGGGAACTGCAAGAAATCGGAAGAGGAGATCGCCAAGGCATTGCAATATAATGGGCGTAAGGATTATCTTTTTGCCCTGAGGCACGAATATGAAATGTATGTTACCCTTCAGTCACGTATAGAGGAGTGTGACGCAGAGATCAATACTTTATTGAAAGCGCAAATCAGCAGTGACGAGAATAAAAAGCAACACCATATTGAAAAGAAGGTACATAAGCGGGTGAACAAGAACAACCCCAAGAACATTGACATCAACCTGCTCTCATATCAATACTTTGAAGGCACAGACTTATTATCCATTGAAGGGCTGGGCCATTCCACGGTTCTTACCATCATGAGTGAGGTGGGGAATGGGATATATAAATTCAATACAGCCAAGCAGTTTGCTTCATGGCTCAGGCTATCGCCCAATAACAAAATCAGTGGTGGGAAAGTACTGAGCAACAGAATACCCAAAGGTAGCAACCGCTTAAAAATTGCACTGCGCAATGCAGCCAATGTGATTGGGAACCTAAAAGGCACAGCGCTATCCGATTTCTTCAAAAGGATCGCTTTTCGCAAAGGAAGGGTGTCAGCTATTTCAGCAACAGCCAGAAAGTTGGCCGTCATCATTTGGAACATGCTGGTCAAGAAGATCCCATACAAGCCGGAAAACACCTATGAATTCCTAGATCAAAAAAGAAAGAGGAAAGTAATGGAAATGAAAAAGCTAATTCATAAGTTTGATATAACACCTGACGACCTCGGATTGCAATTGAATATCAGCAACTTGTGA
- a CDS encoding peptidase S41 encodes MKYNSLGFFLFLTTFSFGQIPNKLTPTDKVYGLSKFWQEVNYNFVYLDKVDRTMWDNRYRELIPIVQNTKNDYEYYRELQKFCALLKDGHTNVYFPQGIEQMNTMFGDYRLFIENIDGKAIIVRTNFSKKDEIPFGSEITEVNGKTTEKYVEENVAPYISSSTNYVMKDWSIGRLLSGLEGEVFKIKIRKPYNQIIELTLTHKNTEEKEVYPAFEPDHQLLDFKWINNQIAYVSLNSFEDEKIDSLFIQKLPELYKAKALIVDLRYNGGGSTNIGTAIFQYLTNDKILYGAKNSSRLHIPTFKAWGNYIEPKDSTKNEWNKKAYLSFKDKFYYNFDYEADTIKLDAKRIVVPTVLLMGHNTASAAEDFLIYADNQKHMTRIGENSFGSTGQPFVFELPGGGSARICTKKDTYLDGREFVGYGIKPDIIVKRTLNDYLTKKDPVMEKAIDHLKQKLR; translated from the coding sequence ATGAAATACAATTCTCTTGGGTTTTTCCTATTTCTGACAACTTTTTCATTTGGACAAATTCCAAATAAATTAACTCCAACAGACAAAGTATATGGTCTCTCGAAGTTTTGGCAAGAAGTAAATTACAATTTTGTTTATCTTGACAAAGTAGATAGAACAATGTGGGATAATCGCTATCGTGAGCTAATTCCTATTGTTCAAAACACCAAAAACGATTATGAATATTATCGTGAACTTCAAAAGTTTTGTGCTTTACTAAAAGATGGACACACTAACGTATATTTCCCACAAGGTATTGAGCAAATGAACACTATGTTTGGAGATTATCGTCTTTTTATAGAAAACATTGATGGAAAAGCAATTATTGTAAGGACAAATTTTAGCAAGAAAGATGAAATCCCATTTGGAAGTGAAATAACTGAGGTTAATGGAAAAACAACCGAAAAATATGTAGAGGAAAATGTAGCGCCTTATATTTCATCATCAACAAATTATGTAATGAAAGATTGGAGTATTGGAAGATTATTAAGTGGTTTAGAAGGAGAAGTATTTAAAATAAAGATTAGAAAACCTTATAATCAAATTATTGAATTAACACTTACCCATAAAAATACAGAAGAAAAAGAAGTTTATCCTGCTTTTGAGCCTGACCACCAACTTTTGGATTTCAAATGGATAAATAATCAAATTGCTTACGTGTCTTTAAATTCTTTTGAGGACGAAAAAATTGATAGTTTATTTATTCAAAAACTACCCGAATTATATAAAGCAAAAGCACTAATAGTAGATTTAAGATATAATGGAGGTGGTAGTACAAATATTGGAACTGCAATATTTCAATATCTTACAAATGACAAAATTCTTTACGGTGCCAAAAATTCAAGCAGACTTCATATTCCTACTTTCAAGGCTTGGGGAAATTATATTGAACCCAAGGATAGTACAAAAAATGAGTGGAATAAAAAAGCATATTTGAGTTTCAAAGATAAATTTTATTATAATTTCGATTATGAAGCGGATACAATAAAATTAGATGCTAAAAGAATTGTTGTTCCCACAGTTTTATTAATGGGACATAATACAGCCTCAGCAGCAGAAGATTTTTTGATTTATGCAGACAATCAAAAACATATGACAAGAATTGGAGAAAATTCATTCGGAAGCACAGGGCAACCATTTGTTTTTGAATTGCCAGGTGGTGGTTCGGCACGTATTTGCACAAAGAAAGACACTTATCTAGACGGAAGAGAATTTGTTGGATATGGAATAAAACCAGATATAATCGTAAAAAGAACACTCAACGATTATTTAACAAAAAAAGATCCAGTTATGGAAAAAGCAATTGACCATTTAAAGCAGAAACTAAGATAA
- a CDS encoding helix-turn-helix domain-containing protein codes for MTKYKQLVQKQRYVIGRLLKAGKTKEEMATAVGCHKSAISRELKRNVQTLVSVAVFILVSALNGQLLFP; via the coding sequence ATGACAAAATATAAACAACTTGTCCAAAAACAAAGGTATGTAATTGGCAGACTTTTAAAAGCAGGCAAAACGAAAGAGGAGATGGCCACGGCTGTCGGTTGCCACAAATCTGCCATCAGTCGGGAATTAAAGAGGAACGTCCAGACTTTAGTCTCTGTGGCAGTTTTTATCTTAGTTTCTGCTTTAAATGGTCAATTGCTTTTTCCATAA
- a CDS encoding creatininase family protein, producing MRPYILKETNWKAIQETKFEVAVLPWGATEAHNYHLPYGTDIIEAEEIAAEAARLAWEKDAKVIVLPCIPFGVNTGQFDVTLDINMNPSTQLAVLHDVTDTLNRQGIHKLIIFNSHGANHFNNVIRKLGLKFPDMFLCACNWFQSVDQKLVFENKDDHAGEMETSVIMHLQPNLVRPLSEAGDGKAKRFVFTAMQEGWGWAERRWTAVTKDTGVGDPSKASAEKGKGFFEATTQKVSEFFIQVAKTARENFYS from the coding sequence ATGCGTCCATACATTTTAAAAGAAACCAATTGGAAGGCCATTCAAGAAACAAAATTTGAAGTGGCTGTTTTGCCTTGGGGCGCCACCGAGGCGCACAACTATCACTTGCCTTATGGAACGGACATCATCGAAGCGGAAGAGATTGCAGCCGAAGCAGCACGATTGGCATGGGAGAAAGACGCAAAAGTAATCGTCTTGCCCTGCATTCCATTTGGAGTCAACACAGGACAATTTGATGTAACACTCGACATTAATATGAACCCCAGCACACAGTTGGCTGTTTTGCACGATGTGACAGATACGCTCAACCGACAAGGCATTCATAAGCTGATTATTTTTAACAGTCACGGGGCCAATCATTTTAACAATGTCATCCGCAAATTGGGCTTAAAATTTCCAGACATGTTTTTGTGTGCCTGTAATTGGTTTCAGTCGGTTGACCAAAAACTCGTTTTTGAAAACAAAGACGACCATGCTGGCGAAATGGAGACGAGCGTCATCATGCACCTTCAACCCAATTTAGTGCGACCGCTCTCAGAAGCGGGTGATGGCAAAGCGAAGAGATTCGTTTTCACCGCCATGCAAGAAGGCTGGGGGTGGGCCGAGCGCAGGTGGACGGCAGTAACAAAAGATACTGGGGTTGGCGATCCAAGCAAAGCATCCGCAGAAAAAGGAAAAGGATTTTTTGAAGCAACAACGCAAAAGGTGAGCGAGTTTTTTATCCAAGTGGCTAAAACCGCCAGAGAAAATTTTTATTCCTAG
- a CDS encoding purine-nucleoside phosphorylase: protein MLNEIKEATDYLKKHGIDKPEVGVILGTGLGNIFVKEIKNPIEINYNSIPHFPVSTVEFHKGKLIYGMVKGKKVLAMQGRFHYYEGYSMQKITLPVRVMKMLGVENLLISNAAGNMNLKWKKGQLMLIDDHINLQPDNPLRGENFEVLGPRFPDMSQPYSKKLNSLLAKIAKEKKIKLNQGVYVAVMGPNLETRAEYRFLHQIGADAVGMSTVPEVLVANHMGLPCCAVSVLTDDCDPDNLKPAVISEIIAIAGKAEAKLTELYVELIGRL, encoded by the coding sequence ATGTTGAACGAAATTAAGGAAGCCACCGACTACCTAAAAAAACACGGAATCGATAAGCCAGAAGTTGGCGTGATTTTAGGAACAGGTTTGGGAAATATTTTTGTGAAGGAAATCAAAAACCCCATCGAGATAAATTACAACTCCATTCCGCACTTTCCTGTCTCCACAGTGGAGTTTCACAAAGGCAAATTGATTTACGGCATGGTAAAAGGTAAAAAAGTGTTGGCCATGCAAGGCCGCTTTCACTATTACGAAGGTTACAGCATGCAAAAAATTACGTTGCCAGTGCGCGTGATGAAAATGCTGGGAGTAGAAAATTTGTTGATTTCAAATGCCGCAGGCAACATGAATTTGAAATGGAAAAAAGGTCAGTTGATGTTGATTGATGACCATATTAATCTGCAACCAGATAACCCGCTACGTGGAGAAAACTTTGAGGTATTGGGGCCGCGCTTTCCGGATATGAGTCAACCCTATTCAAAGAAGCTCAACAGCCTGCTCGCTAAAATTGCGAAAGAGAAAAAAATCAAACTGAACCAAGGCGTGTACGTAGCCGTGATGGGCCCCAACTTGGAAACACGAGCCGAGTATCGGTTTCTTCATCAAATCGGTGCCGATGCTGTAGGCATGAGCACTGTGCCTGAAGTATTGGTGGCCAACCACATGGGGTTACCCTGCTGCGCGGTTTCTGTTTTAACGGATGATTGCGACCCCGACAATTTAAAACCGGCCGTGATTTCTGAAATTATTGCCATTGCAGGAAAGGCGGAGGCCAAGCTGACGGAGCTCTATGTCGAGTTGATTGGTCGACTGTAA
- a CDS encoding DUF4097 family beta strand repeat protein, whose translation MKKIFLHITFVLFSVCAIAQEKGEGYHLDKEYPIAAIGTLTLKCSDAKVSISGTNRSNAHVKINRLVTTKGWVFGSHDEFSVDVNQNAGNLEIEEHKRHQVSGVIGYFSEKYTIDIIVPQGVSLTIKGDDGDYKIKNVDGAISIDVDDADIDLAGCSGNRFNFKLDDGDVTMDEGKGELEIDADDGDVQISNAHFSSINADMDDGDLLIETDLVDNGRYFIQAQDGLVALTITNGGGKFEIRHDDSRITTEGSFATINESDERTSVELANGNANVEIRTDDARVRLVKR comes from the coding sequence ATGAAGAAGATTTTTTTACACATCACGTTTGTATTATTTTCAGTTTGTGCCATTGCACAAGAAAAAGGTGAGGGCTACCATCTTGACAAAGAATATCCTATCGCGGCTATCGGTACCCTTACTCTCAAATGCTCTGATGCGAAGGTTTCTATTTCAGGAACAAATCGCAGCAATGCCCATGTAAAAATCAACCGCCTAGTGACTACCAAAGGGTGGGTATTTGGCAGCCACGATGAGTTTTCGGTGGATGTAAACCAGAATGCCGGCAATCTTGAAATTGAAGAGCACAAACGCCATCAAGTGTCTGGGGTAATTGGCTACTTTAGTGAAAAATATACCATTGACATCATCGTGCCACAAGGTGTGAGTTTGACCATCAAAGGCGATGATGGCGATTACAAAATTAAAAACGTAGATGGGGCAATTTCCATTGATGTTGACGATGCAGACATTGATTTAGCCGGTTGCTCTGGAAACCGTTTCAACTTTAAACTGGATGATGGCGATGTGACCATGGATGAAGGCAAAGGTGAATTGGAAATTGATGCGGACGATGGTGATGTACAAATTTCAAATGCACATTTTTCGTCTATCAATGCCGACATGGACGATGGCGATTTGCTGATTGAAACCGACTTAGTTGACAATGGCCGCTATTTTATCCAAGCTCAAGATGGCTTGGTGGCACTCACCATCACCAACGGTGGTGGCAAGTTTGAAATAAGGCATGATGATTCGCGTATTACCACCGAGGGTAGTTTTGCCACGATAAATGAGTCGGATGAGCGCACGAGTGTGGAGCTGGCCAACGGAAATGCCAATGTGGAAATAAGAACGGATGATGCTAGAGTGAGATTGGTGAAACGCTAA
- a CDS encoding TIM barrel protein, translating to MNRNQAIKKMAATALGAMALPQISKSMEALPDAIKGKINHSVCQWCYSDIPLDELCAAAKRMGIKSIDLLNSTQWATAAKYGLTCAMAYANDWGLQKGFNNPAFHEQLLKDYSLNIPKASEAGLKNVICFSGNANGLSYEQGLENCARGLEPVMKIAEKYNLLVSMELLNSKVDHKDYQCDYTNWGVKLCEKLGSPNFKLLYDIYHMQIMEGDVIATIRKNIKYISHFHTGGVPGRHEIDDTQELYYPAIMKAIVDTGFTGYVAQEFIPANPKKLESLEKAVKICDV from the coding sequence ATGAATCGTAATCAAGCAATCAAAAAAATGGCTGCCACTGCTCTTGGAGCAATGGCATTGCCACAAATTTCAAAATCGATGGAAGCACTGCCCGATGCCATAAAAGGAAAAATCAATCACTCTGTTTGCCAGTGGTGTTATAGTGACATTCCCTTGGATGAGTTGTGTGCTGCCGCTAAAAGAATGGGCATCAAATCCATTGACTTGCTGAATTCCACACAATGGGCAACTGCCGCTAAGTACGGACTAACGTGTGCGATGGCTTACGCAAATGATTGGGGATTACAAAAGGGATTTAACAATCCTGCTTTCCACGAGCAACTATTGAAAGACTATTCATTAAATATTCCGAAAGCGTCCGAAGCGGGTTTGAAAAATGTAATCTGCTTTAGCGGCAATGCAAATGGGCTCAGTTATGAGCAAGGTTTAGAAAATTGTGCGCGCGGGTTGGAGCCGGTGATGAAGATTGCTGAAAAGTACAACCTGCTTGTCAGCATGGAATTGCTCAATAGCAAAGTGGACCACAAAGATTATCAATGTGATTACACCAATTGGGGCGTGAAGCTTTGCGAAAAATTGGGCTCGCCAAACTTCAAACTACTCTATGACATTTACCATATGCAAATTATGGAGGGAGATGTGATTGCCACCATCCGAAAAAATATCAAGTACATTTCACATTTTCATACAGGGGGAGTTCCCGGTCGGCACGAGATAGACGATACTCAAGAACTTTATTACCCAGCCATTATGAAGGCGATTGTCGATACCGGATTTACAGGTTATGTGGCCCAAGAGTTCATTCCGGCCAATCCAAAAAAATTGGAATCGCTGGAAAAGGCGGTGAAGATTTGTGACGTGTAA
- a CDS encoding amidohydrolase family protein codes for MSVFLFSLVAFTSYAQTAKSYYITADRIFDGEIIHTGWAVLVENDKIVAVGPKEKINAPANAVKINYPNSTLTPGLIEGHSHLFLYPYNITDWDTQVLKETDAYRTVRATVHAKNTLMAGFTTARDLGTEGAGYSDVALKRAINEGIVPGPRLMVAGRAIVSTGSYGPKGYDHDQEIMLGAEPADGNDLVRVVRDQIGKGADFIKIYADYRWGLQGEDQPSFTLDELKLINEVTRSSGRAMVCHAKSKEAIKRAVLAGAETIEHGDFIDVETGKLMKEHNVTFMPTLAAVDMITQYRGWKKGVAPDPANVVNKKKSFKAAMESGVAIGMGGDVGVFPHGENVLEMELMVEYGMKPLDVLKAATSVNARAFHLENQFGFIKEGMKADLLIVTGDPSSSISDLRKVKWVMKDGTVVRTEK; via the coding sequence ATATCGGTTTTTTTATTCTCATTAGTTGCTTTCACTTCGTATGCGCAAACAGCTAAAAGTTATTACATCACGGCCGATCGCATTTTTGATGGTGAAATAATTCACACGGGTTGGGCGGTATTAGTCGAAAACGACAAGATTGTTGCTGTTGGACCCAAAGAAAAAATCAATGCGCCTGCCAATGCCGTCAAGATTAACTATCCCAATTCTACGCTCACACCCGGACTGATTGAAGGGCACTCACACTTATTTTTATATCCTTACAATATTACGGATTGGGATACACAGGTACTGAAAGAAACGGACGCTTATCGAACCGTTCGCGCCACTGTGCATGCCAAAAATACCTTGATGGCGGGCTTCACTACCGCGCGCGATTTGGGAACGGAAGGTGCAGGCTATTCCGATGTGGCACTCAAGCGTGCTATCAATGAAGGAATTGTGCCGGGGCCTCGGTTGATGGTGGCGGGTCGAGCCATTGTTTCCACCGGTTCGTATGGTCCGAAAGGTTACGACCACGATCAGGAAATTATGTTAGGTGCCGAGCCGGCAGATGGAAATGATTTGGTGCGCGTGGTGCGCGATCAAATTGGCAAAGGTGCTGACTTTATAAAAATTTATGCCGACTATCGGTGGGGTTTGCAAGGCGAAGACCAGCCTTCGTTCACGTTAGATGAATTGAAACTCATCAATGAAGTCACGCGTAGCAGCGGTCGCGCGATGGTGTGCCACGCCAAATCAAAAGAAGCGATTAAACGGGCCGTGCTTGCCGGGGCCGAAACGATTGAGCACGGAGATTTTATTGATGTGGAGACGGGCAAACTGATGAAGGAACATAACGTAACATTTATGCCCACACTGGCGGCAGTAGATATGATTACCCAATACAGAGGATGGAAGAAAGGCGTGGCACCTGATCCGGCCAACGTGGTAAACAAAAAGAAAAGTTTCAAGGCTGCGATGGAATCGGGTGTGGCTATTGGCATGGGTGGCGATGTGGGTGTTTTTCCGCATGGCGAAAATGTGTTGGAAATGGAATTGATGGTGGAATACGGGATGAAGCCTTTAGATGTGTTGAAAGCGGCCACCAGCGTAAATGCACGGGCCTTTCATTTAGAGAATCAATTTGGGTTTATCAAAGAAGGGATGAAAGCTGATTTGCTGATTGTAACAGGTGATCCTTCAAGTTCAATATCTGATTTGCGGAAAGTGAAGTGGGTGATGAAAGATGGAACGGTGGTTAGAACTGAGAAATAA
- the tpx gene encoding thiol peroxidase has product MAHTKLGPNPANTIGELPSSGAPAPEFVLTANDMKDVSLKDFSGKNVVLNIFPSIDTNVCATSTREFNKRVASMDNTVVLCISKDLPFAMKRFCGAEGIDKVITLSDFRSRGFGKAYGVELLDSAFAGLFARAVVVIDGNGKVKYNQLVPQIGEEPNYDAALKAI; this is encoded by the coding sequence ATGGCACATACCAAATTAGGCCCCAACCCCGCCAATACGATTGGCGAGCTTCCCTCTTCAGGCGCTCCGGCACCTGAGTTTGTTTTAACCGCAAACGACATGAAAGATGTGTCGTTAAAAGATTTTTCTGGAAAAAATGTAGTGCTCAATATTTTTCCCAGCATTGATACAAATGTGTGCGCAACCTCCACGCGCGAATTCAACAAACGAGTGGCATCTATGGATAACACCGTTGTTTTATGCATCTCCAAAGATTTACCCTTCGCCATGAAACGCTTTTGTGGCGCGGAAGGAATAGACAAAGTCATTACACTTTCCGATTTTCGTAGTCGTGGATTTGGCAAGGCATATGGTGTAGAGTTGTTGGACTCCGCTTTCGCGGGATTATTTGCCCGTGCAGTGGTGGTGATCGATGGCAACGGGAAAGTAAAGTACAATCAACTAGTGCCTCAAATTGGCGAAGAACCAAACTACGATGCTGCCCTAAAAGCAATTTGA
- a CDS encoding DUF4293 domain-containing protein → MWQRKQTVFLGIAALSLIAMIFFPIWRGQSETGLHSLFPLHYTVKNGETANTFYFPYSITAMLAIAAATVCITSITRFSNRMLQLKLGLLNSVLMAGSMVAAVYMATNLIKTQQVAGTYGYALFMPIVAIICNMIANRFIKKDEKLVKDSDRIR, encoded by the coding sequence ATGTGGCAAAGGAAACAAACGGTATTTCTGGGCATTGCCGCCCTCAGTTTAATAGCCATGATCTTTTTTCCGATCTGGCGCGGGCAAAGCGAAACAGGATTGCATTCACTTTTTCCACTTCACTACACCGTAAAAAATGGAGAAACGGCTAACACTTTCTATTTTCCCTATTCAATTACTGCCATGTTGGCCATTGCTGCCGCCACGGTATGTATTACCTCTATCACAAGATTTAGCAATCGGATGTTGCAGTTAAAACTGGGGTTGCTCAACTCGGTATTAATGGCTGGGAGCATGGTTGCCGCAGTTTACATGGCCACCAACTTGATAAAAACCCAACAAGTGGCCGGCACGTATGGCTACGCATTATTTATGCCGATAGTGGCCATTATTTGCAACATGATCGCTAATCGCTTTATTAAGAAAGACGAAAAGCTGGTGAAAGATTCTGACCGCATACGCTGA
- a CDS encoding acetyl-CoA C-acyltransferase, whose amino-acid sequence MNSAYIIDILRTPIGKYGGTLATVRPDDLAAHVIKKLMERNPSVHPSQIEDVVFGAANQAGEDNRNVARMALLLAGLPTSVGGVTVNRLCASGLQAIMDASRGVLNGDGEFYIAGGVESMSRAPFVMAKAEEPFSRKAELYDTTLGWRFVNSKLSKLYHPYSMGETAENVAEKWKISREAQDQFALASQQKYASAHQGDKFAEELVSISISKGKEVIEFSKDEFPRETSFEKLASLKPAFKESGSVTAGNSSGINDGAAACLIASENAAKKNNLNPLARVVSMAIAGVEPAYMGVGPVPAVQKALLRAGLKISDIGLVELNEAFASQSLACMRDLELNPEIVNVNGGAIAIGHPLGCSGVRISATLIHEMRKRKVKYGLATMCIGVGQGAAIVYELI is encoded by the coding sequence ATGAACAGTGCTTACATCATAGATATTCTTCGCACTCCAATCGGAAAATATGGTGGGACGCTCGCCACCGTGCGGCCCGATGATTTGGCGGCACATGTCATCAAAAAATTGATGGAGCGAAACCCCTCTGTTCACCCTTCTCAAATTGAAGATGTGGTGTTTGGCGCTGCCAACCAAGCAGGTGAAGACAATCGCAATGTTGCTCGTATGGCGTTGTTGCTGGCAGGCTTACCCACTTCTGTGGGAGGTGTTACCGTCAATAGGTTGTGTGCTTCGGGCTTGCAAGCGATTATGGACGCAAGCCGCGGAGTCTTAAATGGTGATGGCGAATTTTATATAGCAGGAGGTGTGGAAAGCATGAGTCGCGCACCGTTTGTGATGGCGAAAGCTGAAGAGCCGTTTTCGCGCAAAGCAGAATTGTACGATACTACGCTGGGCTGGCGATTTGTGAATTCCAAACTTTCAAAATTGTATCATCCCTACTCCATGGGTGAAACTGCCGAGAACGTGGCCGAGAAATGGAAAATCAGTCGTGAGGCGCAAGATCAATTTGCGCTGGCCTCGCAGCAGAAATACGCTAGCGCACATCAAGGAGATAAATTTGCAGAGGAATTAGTTTCAATTTCTATTTCGAAGGGAAAAGAAGTGATTGAATTTAGTAAAGATGAATTTCCACGTGAGACATCATTTGAGAAATTGGCATCGCTAAAACCTGCCTTCAAAGAAAGCGGGAGTGTTACGGCCGGTAATTCATCAGGCATCAACGATGGTGCAGCCGCGTGTTTGATTGCAAGTGAAAACGCTGCAAAGAAAAATAACTTAAACCCACTCGCGCGTGTGGTGTCTATGGCCATTGCTGGAGTAGAGCCTGCCTATATGGGTGTGGGGCCAGTGCCGGCTGTGCAAAAAGCTTTGCTACGGGCAGGTTTAAAAATTTCCGATATTGGATTAGTGGAGCTGAACGAAGCCTTCGCCTCGCAGTCATTAGCTTGCATGCGCGATTTAGAATTAAACCCCGAGATTGTGAATGTAAACGGAGGTGCAATTGCCATTGGCCATCCGCTTGGTTGCAGTGGTGTGCGCATTAGTGCCACGCTTATTCACGAAATGAGAAAGAGAAAAGTGAAGTATGGTTTGGCCACCATGTGCATAGGTGTAGGGCAGGGGGCTGCAATTGTTTATGAATTGATTTAG
- a CDS encoding DUF1080 domain-containing protein: MKTTITLLFIFSCAVLFAQVQNRGSLDPKVTEVWEPKAKKVTLSGGAGDAPSDAILLFSGKDLNEWTLLDGSPAKWEVKDGSFTVVKGTGDIKTKKVFGDIQLHIEWRSPAVIESEGQGRGNSGIFLQERYELQVLDSYESQTYRNGQAGAIYKQHGPLVNATRKPGEWQTYDVIYNAPRFNENGEVVIPAYITVLHNGIIIQNHSEIRGPTEFKGLPVYVSHGKASLQLQDHGNPVSYRNIWVREL, encoded by the coding sequence ATGAAAACAACCATCACTCTTCTTTTTATTTTTTCTTGTGCGGTATTGTTCGCGCAAGTCCAAAACCGAGGATCGCTCGATCCCAAAGTGACCGAAGTATGGGAGCCCAAAGCAAAAAAAGTAACTCTAAGTGGAGGTGCTGGCGATGCGCCTTCTGATGCTATTTTACTTTTTAGTGGAAAAGATTTGAACGAGTGGACTTTATTGGATGGCTCTCCTGCAAAATGGGAAGTGAAAGATGGTTCGTTCACGGTTGTGAAAGGCACGGGTGATATCAAAACGAAAAAAGTTTTTGGTGATATTCAGCTTCATATCGAATGGAGAAGCCCAGCGGTGATAGAGAGCGAAGGCCAAGGCCGAGGAAACAGTGGTATTTTTCTGCAAGAGCGCTACGAATTGCAAGTATTGGATAGCTATGAAAGCCAGACCTATCGCAACGGGCAAGCAGGCGCTATTTACAAACAGCATGGTCCGTTGGTGAATGCCACACGCAAGCCAGGCGAATGGCAAACATACGATGTGATTTACAATGCCCCTCGATTTAATGAGAATGGCGAGGTAGTGATTCCAGCTTATATTACCGTTTTGCACAATGGCATAATCATTCAAAACCATTCTGAAATCAGAGGCCCCACTGAATTTAAAGGCCTACCTGTTTATGTTTCACATGGAAAGGCTTCTCTTCAACTTCAAGACCATGGAAACCCAGTGAGTTATCGAAATATTTGGGTGAGGGAGTTGTAA